The following are encoded together in the Mesoplodon densirostris isolate mMesDen1 chromosome 2, mMesDen1 primary haplotype, whole genome shotgun sequence genome:
- the RTCA gene encoding RNA 3'-terminal phosphate cyclase, giving the protein MAGPRVEVDGSIMEGGGQILRVSTALSCLLGLPLRVQKIRAGRSTPGLRPQHLSGLEMIRDFCDGQLEGAEIGSTEIMFTPEKIKGGVHTADTKTAGSVCLLMQVSMPCALFAACPSELRLKGGTNAEMAPQIDYTAMVFKPIVEKFGFTFNCDIKMRGYYPKGGGEVIIRMSPVKQLNPINLTDRGSVTKIYGRAFVAGVLPFKVAKDMAAAAVRCIRKEIRDLYVNIQPVQEPKDQAFGNGNGIIIIAETSTGCLFAGSSLGKRGVNADKVGIEAAEMLLANLRHGGAVDEYLQDQLIIFMALASGISRIKTGPVTLHTQTAIHFAEQLAKAKFTVKKSEDEEDASKDTYIIECQGIGMTNPNL; this is encoded by the exons ATGGCGGGCCCGCGGGTCGAGGTGGACGGCAGCATCATGGAAGGG GGCGGGCAGATCTTGAGGGTGTCTACGGCTCTGAGCTGTCTCCTGGGCCTCCCCTTGAGGGTGCAGAAGATCCGAGCAGGCCGCAGCACGCCGGGCCTTAG GCCTCAGCATTTATCTGGACTGGAAATGATTCGAGATTTCTGTGATGGGCAACTGGAGGGGGCAGAAATCGGCTCAACAGAAATAATGTTTACGCCAGAGAAGATCAAAGGTGGAGTCCACACAGCAGATACCAAGACAGCAGG GAGTGTATGCCTCTTGATGCAGGTCTCAATGCCCTGTGCTCTCTTTGCTGCTTGTCCATCAGAACTTCGTTTGAAAGGTGGAACTAATGCTGAAATGGCACCACAGATTGATTACACAGCCATG GTTTTCAAGCCAATTGTTGAAAAATTTGGTTTCACATTTAACTGTGACATTAAAATGAG GGGCTACTACCCAAAAGGAGGTGGTGAAGTGATTATCCGAATGTCACCAGTTAAACAGTTGAACCCAATAAATTTAACTGACCGTGGCTCTGTGACTAAGATATATGGAAGAGCTTTTGTTGCTGGTGTTTTGCCATTTAAA GTAGCAAAAGATATGGCAGCGGCAGCCGTAAGATGCATCAGAAAGGAGATTAGAGATCTGTATGTTAACATCCAGCCTGTTCAGGAACCTAAAGACCAAGCTTTTGGCAATGGAAATGGAATAAT CATTATTGCTGAGACATCCACTGGCTGTTTGTTCGCTGGATCATCGCTTGGTAAACGAG GTGTTAATGCAGACAAGGTTGGAATTGAAGCTGCTGAAATGCTGTTAGCAAATCTTAGACATGGTGGTGCTGTGGATGAGTATCTGCAAGACCAG ctgaTCATTTTCATGGCATTAGCCAGTGGAATTTCCAGAATAAAAACAGGACCAGTTACACTCCATACCCAAACGGCTATACATTTTGCTGAACAACTAGCAAAG GCTAAATTTACTGTGAAGAAATCAGAAGATGAAGAAGATGCTTCTAAAGACACTTACATTATTGAGTGCCAAGGAATCGGGATGACAAATCCAAATCTATAG